A stretch of the Sulfurospirillum sp. UCH001 genome encodes the following:
- a CDS encoding twin-arginine translocation signal domain-containing protein, with product MNESRRGFVKKAALVGAVATVGVVGAQASSSGSKGSNGVVVGKSKKKEITYTKTQAWEDYYKSAL from the coding sequence ATGAATGAGAGTAGACGTGGCTTTGTTAAAAAAGCTGCTCTTGTTGGTGCTGTTGCTACCGTTGGTGTAGTGGGTGCACAGGCAAGTTCTTCTGGTTCAAAAGGTTCAAACGGCGTTGTTGTAGGTAAATCTAAAAAGAAAGAGATTACTTATACTAAAACACAAGCATGGGAAGATTATTACAAATCTGCCCTATAA
- a CDS encoding TOBE domain-containing protein: protein MLEARLWMKKSNKNYLGKGRIELLERIREHGSIHAAAKAMKMSYKAAWDSVDAMNNLSETPLVEKVSGGKGGGGTFLTAKGEEVIAAFHNLQVKHQQFLDLFASSDDLPTIVQTLSRLSLKLSARNQLIGTISAIQEDTVNVAIELTIKESDKIYSSITKNSYQELGLHLGESAIAIIKASSVLLSKTKPTIACENLLKGKIIQILSDTSNTEVTLELKSQSTITATIANDAFEPLGLKINEEAYAFFKASNVILGV from the coding sequence ATGTTAGAAGCACGATTGTGGATGAAAAAAAGCAATAAAAACTATCTGGGCAAAGGGCGCATTGAACTCTTAGAACGTATCCGTGAACACGGTTCCATTCACGCTGCTGCAAAAGCTATGAAGATGAGTTATAAAGCCGCTTGGGATTCCGTCGATGCTATGAATAATCTCTCAGAAACGCCACTTGTTGAAAAAGTCAGTGGTGGCAAAGGTGGTGGTGGAACGTTTCTTACAGCCAAAGGGGAAGAAGTCATCGCCGCATTTCACAATCTTCAGGTGAAACATCAACAATTTTTAGACCTTTTTGCAAGCAGTGATGATCTACCAACCATCGTTCAAACGCTCAGTCGTCTCTCATTAAAACTCAGCGCTCGCAATCAACTTATCGGCACCATTAGCGCCATTCAGGAAGATACGGTCAATGTTGCCATAGAATTAACGATAAAAGAATCCGATAAAATTTATTCCAGCATTACCAAAAACAGTTATCAAGAATTAGGACTTCACCTTGGGGAAAGTGCGATTGCTATTATTAAGGCAAGTTCTGTATTGCTCTCAAAAACAAAGCCAACCATCGCATGTGAGAATCTCTTAAAAGGTAAAATTATTCAAATTTTAAGTGATACTTCCAACACCGAAGTAACGCTAGAACTTAAAAGTCAAAGTACCATTACAGCCACCATTGCCAATGATGCGTTTGAACCGTTAGGATTAAAAATCAACGAAGAAGCATACGCTTTCTTTAAAGCCTCAAACGTTATTTTAGGTGTTTAA
- a CDS encoding winged helix-turn-helix domain-containing protein, producing MSDMEELIKKYLNEKGKLDCSDGFKIAAKLKCSPLEVGECAKAMDIRIDSCELGQFGKLEGGIYDLEAENRLKPLLDEKNRVTCKAARAAAAGIGLKKIRGTLKEKNYDVTFCELGCFKEKLRPRLYVKTKTWIENAEGELLFGKGKTEILELIEQEGSISKASEKIGMNYKKAWTHIKILQRNINDTMVQTKQGGGEDAGTTLTPVAREFMDNYRKLQADIENYANERFKELFLKPRNKKEFKE from the coding sequence ATGTCTGATATGGAAGAGTTGATCAAGAAGTATTTGAATGAAAAAGGTAAACTTGATTGCTCCGATGGCTTTAAAATTGCAGCAAAACTTAAATGTTCTCCTCTAGAAGTGGGTGAATGTGCCAAAGCAATGGATATACGCATTGACTCGTGCGAATTAGGGCAATTTGGTAAGTTAGAAGGCGGTATTTACGATCTTGAGGCAGAAAATCGCCTAAAGCCTTTGTTAGATGAAAAAAATCGTGTGACGTGCAAAGCGGCACGTGCAGCAGCTGCGGGTATTGGTCTTAAAAAAATCCGTGGCACGCTCAAAGAGAAAAACTATGATGTAACGTTTTGTGAACTGGGATGTTTTAAAGAGAAATTACGTCCACGTTTATATGTAAAAACAAAAACGTGGATTGAAAATGCTGAGGGTGAACTGCTTTTTGGCAAAGGGAAAACAGAAATCTTAGAGCTCATTGAGCAAGAGGGTTCTATCTCTAAAGCATCTGAAAAAATCGGCATGAACTATAAAAAAGCATGGACACACATCAAAATCTTGCAACGTAACATCAACGATACTATGGTGCAAACCAAGCAAGGTGGTGGTGAAGATGCAGGAACTACATTGACGCCTGTCGCAAGAGAGTTTATGGATAATTATCGCAAACTTCAAGCAGATATCGAAAACTACGCAAATGAGCGTTTTAAAGAGTTGTTTCTAAAACCGCGTAATAAAAAAGAGTTTAAAGAGTAA
- a CDS encoding formate dehydrogenase subunit gamma produces the protein MRKYIYALIALLGLATVAFAATDSQIWGEMRIQNILGYGQEESLKLGPLFTMLQHKYFAWIFLAVLIGVPGAFFLHYKIIGPKVFPHSEKKYYAFNLYNRIVHQVAAVSFLVIIPTGFIIVFGDFFGGGTLVRMAKNLHGLFTIPFTIVVIPMALMWLKEALFNMDDIKWFMILGGYLSKEKKPILAGKFNAGQKMWYWVAILGGITMILSGAMMYFLDFKMEMLHNLTGMSQIDLLRAAAIIHNVMGFAVVALFITHVYMSMFAIKGAVHSIITGYVEEEEVKILHSTWYKKLKDQGKF, from the coding sequence ATGAGAAAGTATATCTACGCACTCATTGCGCTTCTAGGTTTAGCTACCGTAGCATTTGCTGCTACGGATAGCCAAATCTGGGGTGAGATGCGCATTCAAAATATCTTGGGATACGGACAAGAAGAGTCTTTAAAATTGGGACCCTTGTTTACCATGTTACAGCATAAATACTTTGCATGGATATTTTTAGCTGTCCTCATAGGTGTACCTGGAGCATTTTTTCTTCATTATAAGATTATTGGTCCTAAAGTATTTCCTCACAGTGAGAAAAAATATTATGCCTTTAATCTGTATAACCGTATTGTTCACCAAGTAGCAGCTGTTAGCTTTTTGGTCATTATTCCAACAGGATTTATCATCGTTTTTGGTGATTTCTTTGGCGGTGGCACACTTGTGAGAATGGCAAAGAACCTTCATGGACTCTTTACAATTCCATTCACGATTGTTGTTATTCCAATGGCACTTATGTGGCTGAAAGAAGCACTGTTTAATATGGATGATATTAAATGGTTTATGATCCTAGGTGGATACTTATCAAAAGAGAAAAAGCCTATCTTAGCAGGTAAGTTTAATGCGGGTCAAAAAATGTGGTACTGGGTAGCAATACTAGGTGGTATCACCATGATTCTTAGTGGTGCGATGATGTACTTCTTGGACTTTAAGATGGAGATGCTCCATAACTTAACAGGCATGAGTCAAATCGATCTTCTAAGAGCAGCAGCAATTATCCATAACGTTATGGGCTTTGCCGTTGTAGCGCTCTTTATTACCCACGTGTATATGTCTATGTTCGCCATTAAAGGTGCGGTTCATAGCATTATCACAGGTTATGTTGAAGAAGAAGAAGTTAAAATTCTTCACAGCACGTGGTATAAAAAACTCAAAGATCAAGGTAAGTTTTAA
- a CDS encoding molecular chaperone — MINKESVNKARSLYYGFLSKMFVFTTSEQRYAGMNEALDVMIKNPMDENSEEALKEIHAFLTTYGQDALIQEYDDIFHNPAYKVVRNTASYYDEGVESGHQRLAVKNFLAKTKIRRDENHFKENEDSVGFIFTFMHELIELIMQGNKEYDNLQHCLFTEVINPFMDEFTINVYEHPMSKAYKSVAIVLNAFMAFERMYFEVAKPPLKEKVRVEKPVEVISGAEARRRAENKAKRDADKAKKAIEA; from the coding sequence ATGATAAATAAAGAATCCGTTAATAAAGCCCGCTCACTCTACTATGGTTTTTTGAGCAAAATGTTTGTTTTTACGACAAGTGAACAACGCTATGCCGGAATGAATGAAGCACTTGATGTAATGATTAAAAATCCGATGGATGAAAATTCAGAGGAAGCACTCAAAGAAATTCATGCTTTTTTAACAACCTACGGTCAAGATGCACTCATTCAAGAGTATGATGATATTTTCCACAACCCAGCGTATAAAGTTGTTCGCAATACCGCTTCATATTATGATGAAGGCGTTGAAAGCGGTCACCAACGCTTAGCCGTTAAAAACTTCCTAGCCAAAACAAAAATCAGACGTGATGAAAACCATTTCAAAGAGAATGAAGACAGCGTTGGTTTTATCTTCACCTTTATGCATGAGCTTATTGAGCTCATTATGCAAGGAAATAAAGAATACGACAACCTTCAGCACTGTTTATTTACCGAAGTGATCAATCCTTTTATGGATGAGTTTACCATCAATGTGTATGAACATCCAATGTCGAAAGCATACAAATCTGTAGCGATTGTGTTAAATGCATTTATGGCGTTTGAGCGTATGTATTTTGAAGTAGCAAAGCCGCCATTAAAAGAGAAAGTGCGTGTTGAAAAACCTGTGGAAGTCATCTCTGGTGCTGAAGCGAGAAGACGTGCAGAAAATAAAGCCAAAAGAGATGCTGATAAGGCTAAAAAAGCAATAGAAGCATAG
- a CDS encoding sulfate/molybdate ABC transporter ATP-binding protein, giving the protein MSIEIAHINKRFENFTALSDINLTIPDGELVALLGPSGSGKTTLLRIIAGLEQADSGTIYFNGEDTTATHVRDRGVGFVFQHYALFRHMSVFENVAFGLRVRPKETRPSEEEIKERVHKLLKLIQLDWIANRYPSQLSGGQRQRVALARALAVEPKVLLLDEPFGALDAKVRQELRQWLRSLHDEIHITSVFVTHDQEEALEVSDKIVVMNQGKIEQIGTPEEVYDRPANPFVYSFLGNVNLFHARVEQGSLHLENTALNTPDLGSSKEASLFVRPHEINISVDNAEGSGIEAKLIGWRLVGPRVRVELETLKEHQKVEAEISKSEWQNIKAHENESLFVHFESARIYTGEALWNDYVI; this is encoded by the coding sequence ATGAGTATAGAAATAGCACATATCAATAAACGTTTTGAAAATTTTACAGCACTGAGTGACATTAATTTAACCATCCCCGATGGCGAACTAGTAGCCCTTCTTGGACCTTCAGGTTCAGGTAAAACGACCTTGCTTCGCATCATCGCAGGACTGGAACAAGCCGATAGCGGAACAATCTATTTTAATGGAGAAGATACTACGGCTACACATGTGCGTGACCGAGGTGTGGGGTTTGTGTTTCAGCACTACGCGCTTTTTCGTCACATGAGTGTGTTTGAAAATGTCGCTTTTGGGCTTCGTGTTAGACCTAAAGAGACACGTCCGAGTGAAGAGGAGATCAAAGAGCGGGTGCATAAACTCTTAAAGCTCATTCAACTTGACTGGATCGCGAACCGTTATCCATCGCAACTCTCAGGTGGGCAACGCCAACGTGTCGCCTTAGCGCGCGCCCTTGCCGTTGAGCCTAAAGTGTTGTTACTGGATGAGCCTTTTGGAGCATTGGATGCCAAAGTACGTCAAGAGCTTCGTCAGTGGCTAAGAAGCTTGCATGATGAGATTCACATCACCAGTGTGTTTGTGACCCATGACCAAGAAGAAGCGCTTGAGGTGTCCGATAAAATTGTAGTGATGAACCAAGGCAAAATCGAACAAATAGGGACTCCCGAAGAGGTGTACGACAGACCTGCCAATCCCTTTGTCTATAGCTTTTTGGGTAATGTCAACCTCTTTCATGCGCGCGTGGAACAAGGCTCACTCCATCTTGAAAATACAGCACTTAACACACCAGATCTAGGAAGTTCTAAAGAAGCATCACTGTTTGTTCGCCCGCATGAGATCAACATCAGTGTGGACAATGCAGAAGGAAGTGGCATCGAAGCAAAACTGATCGGCTGGCGATTGGTAGGACCTAGAGTGAGAGTTGAGCTTGAAACGCTCAAAGAGCATCAAAAAGTAGAAGCGGAGATTTCTAAAAGCGAGTGGCAAAACATCAAAGCGCACGAAAATGAGTCATTGTTTGTACATTTTGAGAGTGCCCGCATCTATACAGGTGAGGCTTTATGGAATGACTACGTGATTTAA
- a CDS encoding class I SAM-dependent methyltransferase, producing the protein MEPTFNFWDNMAKRYPRFNDASMSKDVGHILNWCQNKNVSFEGASILDIGAGTGAIAIPLAQKGAQVVAMDISEGMLAALNEDAKEEGLSSKIQTYQSDWDAFPVNQKFDIVIASMTPAISDNQKIDKMLSATRGLGIYVGWGKYRINKLVEALVEAHKVVEEDCASAGCIKAYQFMEILKEKNIPFESDFFATAWTDTYTFDEAKEYAYDQLKRKDITPNEAIVESILATFMKDGKVHVTTEAEKGMILWKAA; encoded by the coding sequence ATGGAACCTACTTTTAATTTTTGGGACAATATGGCAAAGCGTTATCCACGCTTTAACGATGCTTCTATGAGCAAAGACGTGGGTCACATCTTAAATTGGTGCCAAAATAAAAATGTCTCATTTGAAGGCGCTTCCATTTTAGATATTGGAGCAGGAACGGGTGCTATTGCTATTCCATTAGCGCAAAAGGGTGCTCAGGTTGTGGCAATGGATATATCAGAAGGCATGTTAGCAGCCCTCAACGAGGATGCGAAAGAAGAAGGTTTGAGTTCAAAAATACAGACATATCAAAGTGATTGGGATGCATTTCCTGTAAATCAAAAGTTTGACATCGTCATCGCTTCTATGACCCCAGCCATTAGTGATAACCAAAAAATCGACAAGATGTTGAGCGCCACTAGAGGGCTTGGTATCTATGTTGGATGGGGAAAATACCGTATCAATAAACTCGTTGAAGCATTAGTGGAAGCGCATAAAGTGGTTGAAGAGGATTGCGCATCGGCTGGTTGCATCAAAGCGTATCAATTTATGGAAATCCTCAAAGAGAAAAATATTCCTTTTGAGAGCGATTTTTTTGCAACCGCATGGACCGATACATACACATTTGATGAAGCAAAAGAGTACGCCTATGATCAACTGAAGCGTAAAGATATCACTCCAAATGAAGCGATTGTTGAGTCTATTTTAGCTACTTTTATGAAAGATGGTAAAGTACACGTAACCACAGAAGCCGAAAAAGGGATGATTTTGTGGAAAGCAGCTTAA
- the fdhD gene encoding formate dehydrogenase accessory sulfurtransferase FdhD codes for MEPVFKTTITKIKGKEKFEREDTLVREIKLELYVNGAKVGAVMATPVDQEALAIGYLMSENIIENFKDVTSIKLLNDGMRVEIEAKVNEDNIKKLSAEGVVISGCGKSMTANIDPEAIEAKVIKSDFTLSADVLCREMGQFYTECPLYEQTGCVHTAKLFTDEKTFFIGEDIAQHNTIDKVVGKAQMAGIDVRNAFLMVSGRLSSEMVAKAVMHQIPILASRTASTCLGLMIAEKFGLTLIGFVRGDTMNVYRHPRRIHV; via the coding sequence ATGGAGCCAGTTTTTAAAACGACGATTACCAAGATTAAAGGCAAAGAGAAGTTTGAGAGAGAAGATACGTTAGTGCGTGAAATTAAGTTAGAACTCTATGTCAATGGCGCAAAAGTAGGTGCGGTGATGGCAACCCCTGTGGATCAAGAAGCCCTTGCAATCGGTTACTTGATGAGTGAAAACATTATAGAAAATTTTAAAGATGTCACTTCTATCAAGCTTCTAAATGATGGTATGCGTGTTGAAATTGAAGCCAAAGTGAATGAAGATAATATTAAAAAACTGAGTGCCGAGGGTGTTGTGATTAGCGGTTGTGGTAAAAGTATGACAGCAAACATTGACCCTGAAGCGATTGAAGCTAAAGTTATTAAAAGCGATTTTACATTGAGTGCAGATGTATTGTGTAGAGAAATGGGACAATTTTATACAGAGTGTCCTTTATATGAACAAACAGGCTGTGTCCATACGGCGAAGCTTTTTACAGACGAGAAGACCTTTTTTATCGGAGAAGATATCGCTCAGCACAATACGATCGATAAAGTTGTTGGTAAAGCTCAAATGGCAGGCATCGATGTTAGAAATGCCTTTTTGATGGTCAGTGGTCGACTTTCTTCTGAGATGGTGGCAAAAGCGGTTATGCATCAGATTCCAATTCTTGCGTCTCGTACCGCATCAACCTGTTTAGGCTTGATGATCGCTGAGAAATTTGGACTTACACTTATTGGATTTGTTAGAGGCGATACCATGAATGTTTACCGCCACCCAAGGAGAATTCATGTCTGA
- a CDS encoding formate dehydrogenase subunit alpha, which produces MEKTTERALSTTVGRRSFLKMAAVAGAFGATSAFASEKVTRPATEEEVKNPFPGSKKVKTICTSCSVGCGVIAEVQNGVWVRQEVAQDHPISLGGHCCKGADMIDMVKSEVRLKYPMVKENGQWKRLSWDDALNRIATKLADLKKKDGPDAVQFLGSAKMSNEQAYYFRKFAAFFGTNNTDHQARIUHSSTVAGVANTWGYGAMTNSLGDIQKSKAIIIFGANPAVNHPVGFQHFLKAKERNNSQLIVIDPRFTKSAAKADIYAQIRPGTDIPFMYGMLHLIFKNGWEDKEFITNRVYGMDKIREEALKWTPEVVADVTGVPAEKLIQITTIYAKNRPGTLIWAMGLTQHTIGTSNTRLAPILQLSLGNMGVAGGGCNILRGHDNVQGATDMGCLSDSLPGYYGLAAGSWKYFAKQWGVEYDYLVSQFKDASWMEKNGFTLARWWAGVAGVKNDEKIENAGTTLKALIVMGNGITSVAQQAKIKEGLDNLEMIVLADPFVNEAAILTDKKDNVFILPAATQFETSGLVVATNRSAQWRYKVVEPLYESKPDQDIMFELAKRLGFYEQYTKGMLMRETKDGKLEMIPEKKTFQWPEDATNEIARIIKTIGLTGWTAERVKKHTDNWHMFDEVTGAGMGPMKGEFYGLPWPCWTKKHGGSPNLYDISIPVSQGGMGFRNNFGLEREGVNLLAEKGSQPVGSKIDGGYPEITKENIEKVLGITLSEEEKAAMGANWKVDNSNLIVEKCMEAGVCPYGNAKARAIVWNFPDHIPLHREPLHSPRTDLAQKYPAYPDKANHFRVLTKYISVQSAADYAKDFPINMVTGRLVNMNGAGVENRASKYLTALTPEMFCSIHPDLALRHGIRNGDMMWVHSPEGTKIKVKAKHSLTVLPDMVFMPFHFAGYFQGADRTGNFPAGTKPYANGESVNTVTNYGYDIITQIPETKGGLCRIEKA; this is translated from the coding sequence ATGGAAAAAACAACAGAACGTGCTTTAAGTACGACTGTCGGTCGTCGTTCTTTTCTTAAAATGGCAGCGGTTGCTGGTGCATTTGGCGCCACTTCAGCATTTGCTAGTGAGAAAGTAACACGTCCTGCAACAGAGGAAGAGGTTAAAAACCCATTTCCTGGAAGCAAAAAAGTTAAAACTATCTGTACATCATGTTCAGTAGGTTGTGGTGTGATTGCAGAAGTTCAAAATGGAGTATGGGTTCGTCAAGAAGTTGCTCAAGATCACCCAATCAGCCTTGGTGGACACTGCTGTAAAGGTGCTGATATGATCGATATGGTCAAATCAGAAGTACGCCTTAAGTATCCAATGGTCAAAGAAAATGGTCAATGGAAACGTCTTTCTTGGGATGATGCGCTTAATCGTATTGCAACCAAATTAGCAGATTTGAAGAAAAAAGATGGTCCAGATGCTGTTCAGTTCTTAGGATCAGCAAAAATGAGCAATGAGCAAGCATATTACTTTAGAAAGTTTGCTGCATTCTTTGGTACCAATAATACAGATCATCAAGCGAGAATTTGACACTCTTCCACAGTCGCCGGTGTGGCGAATACATGGGGTTACGGAGCGATGACAAACTCTCTTGGAGATATTCAAAAGTCTAAAGCAATTATCATTTTTGGAGCAAACCCAGCGGTTAATCACCCTGTTGGTTTCCAACATTTCTTGAAGGCAAAAGAGAGAAACAACTCTCAATTGATCGTTATTGATCCACGTTTTACAAAAAGTGCTGCAAAAGCAGATATTTATGCACAAATTCGTCCAGGTACTGACATTCCATTTATGTATGGTATGCTTCACCTCATTTTCAAAAATGGTTGGGAAGATAAAGAATTTATTACAAACCGTGTTTATGGTATGGATAAAATCAGAGAAGAAGCACTTAAGTGGACGCCAGAAGTTGTTGCTGATGTTACAGGTGTTCCTGCAGAAAAACTTATTCAAATTACGACAATTTATGCTAAGAATAGACCAGGTACGCTTATTTGGGCGATGGGTCTAACACAGCATACTATTGGTACAAGTAATACTCGTCTTGCTCCAATTCTTCAGCTCTCTCTTGGAAACATGGGTGTTGCAGGTGGTGGTTGTAATATTCTAAGAGGTCACGACAACGTTCAAGGTGCGACCGATATGGGATGTTTATCTGACTCACTTCCAGGCTATTATGGTCTAGCAGCAGGCTCATGGAAATACTTTGCAAAACAATGGGGTGTAGAGTATGACTACCTTGTTTCACAATTTAAAGATGCTTCATGGATGGAAAAGAATGGTTTCACTTTAGCTCGTTGGTGGGCAGGTGTTGCTGGTGTTAAGAATGACGAGAAAATCGAAAATGCAGGCACAACTCTAAAAGCACTCATTGTAATGGGTAATGGTATTACCTCTGTTGCACAACAAGCAAAAATCAAAGAGGGTCTTGATAACCTAGAAATGATCGTTCTTGCAGATCCGTTTGTAAACGAAGCAGCGATTTTAACGGATAAAAAAGACAACGTCTTCATCCTTCCAGCTGCGACTCAGTTTGAAACCAGCGGTTTAGTTGTAGCAACCAACAGAAGTGCACAATGGAGATATAAAGTTGTTGAGCCTCTTTATGAGAGCAAACCAGATCAAGACATCATGTTTGAACTTGCAAAGCGTTTAGGTTTCTATGAGCAATATACCAAAGGTATGTTGATGCGAGAGACTAAAGATGGTAAGTTAGAGATGATTCCTGAAAAGAAAACCTTCCAATGGCCAGAAGATGCGACCAATGAAATCGCTCGTATTATCAAAACGATTGGTTTAACAGGTTGGACAGCTGAACGTGTTAAAAAACACACCGATAACTGGCATATGTTTGATGAAGTTACAGGTGCGGGTATGGGACCAATGAAAGGTGAATTCTACGGACTTCCATGGCCTTGTTGGACTAAAAAACATGGTGGTTCTCCAAATCTTTATGATATTTCAATTCCTGTAAGCCAAGGCGGTATGGGCTTTAGAAATAACTTTGGTTTAGAGAGAGAAGGTGTCAATCTCCTCGCTGAAAAAGGTTCACAACCAGTGGGCTCAAAAATTGATGGTGGATATCCAGAAATTACTAAAGAGAACATTGAAAAAGTACTTGGTATTACACTAAGCGAAGAAGAAAAAGCGGCAATGGGTGCAAACTGGAAAGTAGACAACTCGAACTTAATCGTTGAAAAATGTATGGAAGCAGGTGTTTGTCCATACGGTAATGCAAAAGCGAGAGCGATTGTGTGGAACTTCCCTGACCATATTCCATTACACCGTGAGCCATTGCACTCACCACGTACGGATTTGGCACAAAAATATCCAGCGTATCCAGACAAAGCAAATCACTTCCGTGTATTGACAAAATACATTTCAGTTCAAAGTGCGGCTGATTATGCAAAAGACTTCCCAATCAACATGGTCACAGGACGTTTAGTTAACATGAACGGTGCTGGTGTTGAAAATCGTGCATCTAAGTATCTAACAGCGTTAACACCAGAGATGTTCTGTAGTATTCATCCTGATTTAGCATTGAGACATGGTATTAGAAATGGTGATATGATGTGGGTACATTCTCCTGAAGGTACAAAGATTAAGGTGAAGGCAAAGCATTCGCTTACGGTATTGCCAGATATGGTCTTTATGCCGTTCCACTTTGCTGGTTACTTCCAAGGAGCAGATAGAACGGGTAATTTCCCAGCAGGAACAAAGCCTTATGCTAATGGCGAGAGTGTCAATACCGTCACTAACTATGGTTATGACATCATTACTCAGATTCCTGAAACTAAGGGCGGCTTGTGTCGCATCGAAAAAGCGTAG
- the fdh3B gene encoding formate dehydrogenase FDH3 subunit beta, protein MDYARMKFYCDESRCIECDGCSVACAEAHELPVGISRRKVVTINEGIPGREMSTSIACMHCTDAPCEQVCPVDCFYIREDGIVLHDKDKCIGCGYCLYACPFGAPQFPRDGAFGAKGAMDKCTMCAGGPLETNSEKERHLYGQNRIAEGKVPVCAAMCSTKALLVGDAESVSNVFRARVMARGGKGSNSPYGWDKAYKNK, encoded by the coding sequence ATGGATTACGCAAGAATGAAATTTTACTGCGATGAGAGCAGATGTATAGAGTGTGATGGTTGTTCAGTAGCGTGTGCAGAAGCGCATGAACTTCCAGTTGGTATTAGCAGACGTAAAGTTGTTACTATCAATGAAGGAATTCCAGGTCGTGAGATGAGTACATCAATCGCATGTATGCATTGTACTGATGCACCATGTGAGCAAGTTTGTCCAGTCGATTGTTTCTATATCAGAGAAGACGGTATCGTTCTTCATGATAAAGATAAATGTATCGGTTGTGGTTACTGCTTGTATGCATGTCCATTTGGTGCTCCACAGTTCCCAAGAGATGGCGCATTCGGTGCTAAGGGAGCGATGGATAAATGTACTATGTGTGCAGGTGGACCATTGGAGACTAACTCTGAAAAAGAGAGACACCTTTACGGTCAAAACAGAATCGCTGAAGGAAAAGTACCAGTGTGTGCTGCAATGTGTTCAACAAAAGCACTTCTTGTTGGTGATGCTGAATCAGTTTCTAACGTCTTTAGAGCGCGTGTTATGGCTCGTGGTGGAAAAGGCTCCAACTCTCCTTACGGATGGGATAAAGCATATAAAAATAAATGA